A section of the Corvus hawaiiensis isolate bCorHaw1 chromosome 16, bCorHaw1.pri.cur, whole genome shotgun sequence genome encodes:
- the EEF2KMT gene encoding protein-lysine N-methyltransferase EEF2KMT isoform X1, which yields MAEPRPGLALRFQRPFLAARPLRSLPWPELEQSLRTAPDSALLADILHKTILHPLCVKYPPSAKYRRCFLTELIKKHESTAAEPLDELYDALADVLKEGESTHCYKNYLLVLLLIVNSKPMVCADPPLPSRVLQPTGDCVSLCESTALISGGTTGLVTWEAALHLAQWALENPGVFRDRTVLELGSGIGFTGIAICKTCQPRTFIFSDCHPRVLRQLGENIQLNGFIPEPAGTWSIQTESQGQEVEGENCQNPKVIVAELDWGSVTEKQLLGLRADVVIAADVVYDPEIILVLIGMLQKLSTSRADTKAPEVFIAFTIRNPATYQLFQAELDKVGIRWQMIPAHSSCNFLYDVQPDVTILQLFI from the exons ATGGCGGAGCCGCGGCCGGGGCTGGCGCTTCGCTTCCAGCGCCCGTTCCtggcggcgcggccgctccgctCGCTGCCCTGGCCG GAACTCGAACAAAGCCTGCGGACTGCGCCGGACTCCGCGCTGCTCGCGGATATTCTGCACAAG ACAATTCTTCACCCTCTGTGTGTGAAATATCCCCCTTCAGCCAAGTACAGGAGGTGCTTCCTGACCGAGCTCATCAAAAAG CACGAATCCACAGCAGCTGAACCCCTGGATGAACTCTACGATGCACTGGCAGATGTTCTAAAAGAAGGAGAATCTACTCACTGTTACAAAAACTACTTACTG GTGCTGCTGTTGATTGTAAACTCTAAACCCATGGTCTGTGCTGATCCACCTTTGCCTTCTCGTGTCCTGCAGCCCACGGGGGACTGTGTGAGCCTCTGTGAGAGCACAGCGCTGATCTCCGGGGGCACCACGGGGCTCGTCACGTGGGAAGCTGCTCTGCACCTGGCCCAGTGGGCACTGGAGAACCCCGGCGTGTTCAGGGACAG GACAGTCCTGGAATTAGGGAGTGGGATTGGTTTCACTGGAATTGCCATCTGCAAGACCTGCCAGCCCAGGACATTCATATTTAGTGACTGCCACCCCCGTGTTCTCAGACAGCTGGGAGAAAACATCCAGCTGAACGGCTTCATCCCGGAGCCTGCCGGGACCTGGAGCATCCAAACAGAGTCCCAAGGACAGGAGGTGGAAGGAGAGAACTGCCAAAACCCAAAAGTGATTGTTGCTGAGCTTGACTGGGGCTCAGTGACAGAAAAACAACTGCTGGGTCTCAGAGCTGACGTTGTCATTGCAGCAG aTGTGGTGTATGATCCTGAGATAATTTTAGTCCTCATTGGGATGCTACAGAAACTCTCCACCTCCAGAGCAGACACAAAAGCTCCTGAGGTGTTCATTGCCTTCACAATCCGAAATCCAGCCACGTATCAGCTCTTCCAGGCTGAGCTGG ATAAAGTTGGGATCAGGTGGCAGATGATtccagcccacagcagctgtAATTTTCTCTATGATGTGCAGCCAGATGTAACTATTCTACAGTTATTTATATAA
- the EEF2KMT gene encoding protein-lysine N-methyltransferase EEF2KMT isoform X3, protein MGQELEQSLRTAPDSALLADILHKTILHPLCVKYPPSAKYRRCFLTELIKKHESTAAEPLDELYDALADVLKEGESTHCYKNYLLVLLLIVNSKPMVCADPPLPSRVLQPTGDCVSLCESTALISGGTTGLVTWEAALHLAQWALENPGVFRDRTVLELGSGIGFTGIAICKTCQPRTFIFSDCHPRVLRQLGENIQLNGFIPEPAGTWSIQTESQGQEVEGENCQNPKVIVAELDWGSVTEKQLLGLRADVVIAADVVYDPEIILVLIGMLQKLSTSRADTKAPEVFIAFTIRNPATYQLFQAELDKVGIRWQMIPAHSSCNFLYDVQPDVTILQLFI, encoded by the exons ATGGGGCAG GAACTCGAACAAAGCCTGCGGACTGCGCCGGACTCCGCGCTGCTCGCGGATATTCTGCACAAG ACAATTCTTCACCCTCTGTGTGTGAAATATCCCCCTTCAGCCAAGTACAGGAGGTGCTTCCTGACCGAGCTCATCAAAAAG CACGAATCCACAGCAGCTGAACCCCTGGATGAACTCTACGATGCACTGGCAGATGTTCTAAAAGAAGGAGAATCTACTCACTGTTACAAAAACTACTTACTG GTGCTGCTGTTGATTGTAAACTCTAAACCCATGGTCTGTGCTGATCCACCTTTGCCTTCTCGTGTCCTGCAGCCCACGGGGGACTGTGTGAGCCTCTGTGAGAGCACAGCGCTGATCTCCGGGGGCACCACGGGGCTCGTCACGTGGGAAGCTGCTCTGCACCTGGCCCAGTGGGCACTGGAGAACCCCGGCGTGTTCAGGGACAG GACAGTCCTGGAATTAGGGAGTGGGATTGGTTTCACTGGAATTGCCATCTGCAAGACCTGCCAGCCCAGGACATTCATATTTAGTGACTGCCACCCCCGTGTTCTCAGACAGCTGGGAGAAAACATCCAGCTGAACGGCTTCATCCCGGAGCCTGCCGGGACCTGGAGCATCCAAACAGAGTCCCAAGGACAGGAGGTGGAAGGAGAGAACTGCCAAAACCCAAAAGTGATTGTTGCTGAGCTTGACTGGGGCTCAGTGACAGAAAAACAACTGCTGGGTCTCAGAGCTGACGTTGTCATTGCAGCAG aTGTGGTGTATGATCCTGAGATAATTTTAGTCCTCATTGGGATGCTACAGAAACTCTCCACCTCCAGAGCAGACACAAAAGCTCCTGAGGTGTTCATTGCCTTCACAATCCGAAATCCAGCCACGTATCAGCTCTTCCAGGCTGAGCTGG ATAAAGTTGGGATCAGGTGGCAGATGATtccagcccacagcagctgtAATTTTCTCTATGATGTGCAGCCAGATGTAACTATTCTACAGTTATTTATATAA
- the EEF2KMT gene encoding protein-lysine N-methyltransferase EEF2KMT isoform X2, whose product MAEPRPGLALRFQRPFLAARPLRSLPWPELEQSLRTAPDSALLADILHKTILHPLCVKYPPSAKYRRCFLTELIKKHESTAAEPLDELYDALADVLKEGESTHCYKNYLLPTGDCVSLCESTALISGGTTGLVTWEAALHLAQWALENPGVFRDRTVLELGSGIGFTGIAICKTCQPRTFIFSDCHPRVLRQLGENIQLNGFIPEPAGTWSIQTESQGQEVEGENCQNPKVIVAELDWGSVTEKQLLGLRADVVIAADVVYDPEIILVLIGMLQKLSTSRADTKAPEVFIAFTIRNPATYQLFQAELDKVGIRWQMIPAHSSCNFLYDVQPDVTILQLFI is encoded by the exons ATGGCGGAGCCGCGGCCGGGGCTGGCGCTTCGCTTCCAGCGCCCGTTCCtggcggcgcggccgctccgctCGCTGCCCTGGCCG GAACTCGAACAAAGCCTGCGGACTGCGCCGGACTCCGCGCTGCTCGCGGATATTCTGCACAAG ACAATTCTTCACCCTCTGTGTGTGAAATATCCCCCTTCAGCCAAGTACAGGAGGTGCTTCCTGACCGAGCTCATCAAAAAG CACGAATCCACAGCAGCTGAACCCCTGGATGAACTCTACGATGCACTGGCAGATGTTCTAAAAGAAGGAGAATCTACTCACTGTTACAAAAACTACTTACTG CCCACGGGGGACTGTGTGAGCCTCTGTGAGAGCACAGCGCTGATCTCCGGGGGCACCACGGGGCTCGTCACGTGGGAAGCTGCTCTGCACCTGGCCCAGTGGGCACTGGAGAACCCCGGCGTGTTCAGGGACAG GACAGTCCTGGAATTAGGGAGTGGGATTGGTTTCACTGGAATTGCCATCTGCAAGACCTGCCAGCCCAGGACATTCATATTTAGTGACTGCCACCCCCGTGTTCTCAGACAGCTGGGAGAAAACATCCAGCTGAACGGCTTCATCCCGGAGCCTGCCGGGACCTGGAGCATCCAAACAGAGTCCCAAGGACAGGAGGTGGAAGGAGAGAACTGCCAAAACCCAAAAGTGATTGTTGCTGAGCTTGACTGGGGCTCAGTGACAGAAAAACAACTGCTGGGTCTCAGAGCTGACGTTGTCATTGCAGCAG aTGTGGTGTATGATCCTGAGATAATTTTAGTCCTCATTGGGATGCTACAGAAACTCTCCACCTCCAGAGCAGACACAAAAGCTCCTGAGGTGTTCATTGCCTTCACAATCCGAAATCCAGCCACGTATCAGCTCTTCCAGGCTGAGCTGG ATAAAGTTGGGATCAGGTGGCAGATGATtccagcccacagcagctgtAATTTTCTCTATGATGTGCAGCCAGATGTAACTATTCTACAGTTATTTATATAA
- the NDUFB6 gene encoding NADH dehydrogenase [ubiquinone] 1 beta subcomplex subunit 6 — translation MSGSAEDERLRVQQLRALRRRWLRDQELSPREPVLPPRQLGTVGAFWERFLQPGGLWRQQVHKAYQTGNFVMLRVLLPAWAITYFLKYHLQKTPHGVVVTNARIFPGDRILETGEIMPPLKEDPHGHH, via the exons ATGAGCGGCTCCGCGGAGGATGAGAGGCTGCGGGTGCAGCAGCTCCGCGCCCTGCGGCGCCGCTGGCTGCGGGACCAGGAGCTGAGCCCGCGGGAGCCCGTCCTGCCGCCGCGGCAGCTCGGGACCGTGGGCGCTTTCTGGGAGCGCTTCCTGCAGCCGGGCGGGCTCTGGCGGCAGCAG GTGCACAAGGCCTACCAGACCGGCAACTTCGTCATGCTGCGGGTGCTGCTCCCCGCCTGGGCCATCACCTACTTCCTGAAGTACCATCTCCAG AAAACACCGCACGGTGTGGTTGTGACAAATGCACGGATATTCCCT GGGGACAGGATTTTAGAGACTGGAGAGATCATGCCACCCCTGAAAGAAGATCCCCACGGGCACCACTGA
- the EEF2KMT gene encoding protein-lysine N-methyltransferase EEF2KMT isoform X4, producing MAEPRPGLALRFQRPFLAARPLRSLPWPELEQSLRTAPDSALLADILHKTILHPLCVKYPPSAKYRRCFLTELIKKHESTAAEPLDELYDALADVLKEGESTHCYKNYLLVLLLIVNSKPMVCADPPLPSRVLQPTGDCVSLCESTALISGGTTGLVTWEAALHLAQWALENPGVFRDRTVLELGSGIGFTGIAICKTCQPRTFIFSDCHPRVLRQLGENIQLNGFIPEPAGTWSIQTESQGQEVEGENCQNPKVIVAELDWGSVTEKQLLGLRADVVIAAAGCALVTLQHEYLQWHTHLDTAV from the exons ATGGCGGAGCCGCGGCCGGGGCTGGCGCTTCGCTTCCAGCGCCCGTTCCtggcggcgcggccgctccgctCGCTGCCCTGGCCG GAACTCGAACAAAGCCTGCGGACTGCGCCGGACTCCGCGCTGCTCGCGGATATTCTGCACAAG ACAATTCTTCACCCTCTGTGTGTGAAATATCCCCCTTCAGCCAAGTACAGGAGGTGCTTCCTGACCGAGCTCATCAAAAAG CACGAATCCACAGCAGCTGAACCCCTGGATGAACTCTACGATGCACTGGCAGATGTTCTAAAAGAAGGAGAATCTACTCACTGTTACAAAAACTACTTACTG GTGCTGCTGTTGATTGTAAACTCTAAACCCATGGTCTGTGCTGATCCACCTTTGCCTTCTCGTGTCCTGCAGCCCACGGGGGACTGTGTGAGCCTCTGTGAGAGCACAGCGCTGATCTCCGGGGGCACCACGGGGCTCGTCACGTGGGAAGCTGCTCTGCACCTGGCCCAGTGGGCACTGGAGAACCCCGGCGTGTTCAGGGACAG GACAGTCCTGGAATTAGGGAGTGGGATTGGTTTCACTGGAATTGCCATCTGCAAGACCTGCCAGCCCAGGACATTCATATTTAGTGACTGCCACCCCCGTGTTCTCAGACAGCTGGGAGAAAACATCCAGCTGAACGGCTTCATCCCGGAGCCTGCCGGGACCTGGAGCATCCAAACAGAGTCCCAAGGACAGGAGGTGGAAGGAGAGAACTGCCAAAACCCAAAAGTGATTGTTGCTGAGCTTGACTGGGGCTCAGTGACAGAAAAACAACTGCTGGGTCTCAGAGCTGACGTTGTCATTGCAGCAG CAGGATGTGCCCTTGTCACGTTGCAGCACGAGTACCTGCAGTGGCACACACACCTGGACACCGCTGTGTAG
- the ALG1 gene encoding chitobiosyldiphosphodolichol beta-mannosyltransferase: protein MAAPGPWPGLWPAVTGAVLGLLFLLLWRRRRAGGAGRVCVAVLGDLGRSPRMQYHALALARHGREVALLGYLQNRPHRDVLRSENIRLVPVAELRGLRVGPKLFQYVLKVLVQSVQLLYTLLRIEQPSYILLQNPPGLPSIAVAWVAGLFWGSKLIIDWHNYGYTIMSLSHGRNHPLVLIAKWYEKLFGRLSDYNLCVTDAMKKDLWVNFKIKAVTLYDKPASYFKETPLDLQHNLYMKLAKDYEPFKPRAVNPSAEGSAFTERDGKSGNVVKTRGRPALLISSTSWTEDEDFSVLLRALEDYERFIKEGAKLPALVCVITGKGPLKDYYNGLIQKLHFKHIQICTPWLEAEDYPLLLGSADLGVCLHQSSSGLDLPMKVVDMFGCCLPVCAIHFECLHELVKHNENGLIFRDSKELAEQLKMLFLEFPNLEGKLHSFRENLRVSRQLRWDESWDQIVLPLLGNKE from the exons ATGGCGGCACCGGGGCCGTGGCCGGGGCTGTGGCCGGCGGTGACGGGCGCGGTGCTGGgcctgctgtttctgctgctgtggcggcggcggcgggcgggcggcgcgggccgggTGTGCGTGGCCGTGCTGGGGGACCTGGGCCGCAGCCCGCGGATGCAGTACCACGCGTTGGCGCTGGCCCGGCACGGGCGCGAGGTCGCTCTGCTGGGCTACCTCC AGAACCGGCCGCACCGGGATGTGCTGCGCAGCGAGAACATCCGGCTGGTGCCCGTGGCGGAGCTGCGCGGGCTGCGAG TGGGTCCAAAGCTTTTCCAGTACGTCCTAAAGGTTCTCGTGCAGTCAGTGCAGTTACTGTACACATTGCTGAGGATAGAACAGCCATCCTATATTCTTCTTCAG AATCCCCCAGGCTTACCCAGTATAGCTGTTGCCTGGGTGGCAGGACTGTTCTGGGGGAGCAAGCTCATCATTGATTGGCACAACTATGGATACACCATCATGAGCCTGAGTCATGGGAGGAACCACCCGCTAGTCCTGATTGCAAAATG GTATGAAAAGCTTTTTGGGCGCTTGTCTGACTATAACCTGTGTGTCACTGATGCCATGAAAAAAGATCTCTGGGTGAATTTCAAGATCAA GGCTGTAACTTTGTATGACAAACCAGCATCTTATTTTAAGGAAACACCACTAGACCTCCAACACAATTTGTACATGAAACTTGCCAAGGACTATGAGCCTTTCAAACCACG AGCTGTCAATCCCAGTGCCGAGGGATCGGCCTTCACCGAGAGGGACGGGAAAAGTGGGAATGTGGTGAAGACCAGGGGCCGGCCGGCCCTTCTcatcagcagcaccagctggacAG AGGATGAAGACTTCTCAGTCCTTTTGAGAGCTTTAGAAG ATTATGAGAGGTTTATCAAGGAGGGAGCCAAGCTTCCAGCTTTAGTGTGTGTGATAACAG GCAAAGGACCTCTAAAAGATTACTACAATGGACTGATCCAAAAACTGCACTTTAAGCATATCCAGATCTGTACGCCATGGCTGGAAGCTGAGGATTACCCTCTTCTGCTTG gctCAGCAGACCTGGGGGTGTGTCTCCATCAATCCTCCAGTGGTTTGGATTTGCCCATGAAAGTGGTGGATATGTTTGGCTGCTGTTTACCTGTGTGTGCAATACATTTTGAATG tttaCACGAGCTGGTGAAACACAATGAGAACGGTCTGATATTCAGGGACTCGAAGGAACTCGCAGAACAACTGAAG atgCTTTTCTTGGAATTCCCTAACCTGGAAGGGAAACTTCACAGCTTCCGAGAGAACCTGCGAGTGTCGCGGCAGCTGCGCTGGGACGAGAGCTGGGACCAGATCGTCCTTCCCTTGCTGGGGAACAAGGAATGA